Below is a window of Schistocerca cancellata isolate TAMUIC-IGC-003103 chromosome 4, iqSchCanc2.1, whole genome shotgun sequence DNA.
tttaaacctaactaacctaaggacatcacacacatttgtgcacgaggcaggattcgaacctgtgaccgtagcagcagcgcggttccggactgaagcgcgtagaaccgctcggtcacagcggccggcaagcagCACACACGTGTTCGCTACCACACCAACAGCTGCAGTCAGTCTGCCATGGATGCAACCGGTTTTGACGTCGAATTGTTTATTGAAGAGGTGAAAAAATACCCAGGAATATGAGATACTTCTCGCAAGGAGTATCACGATCGAGCTAAGAAGAAAGCCACTTGGTTTCAAGTGTGTGAAGAGTTTTGTGAGGGTTTTGCTGCGAAACTGTATCAGGAGAAAAATGATATAGGTAAGTATTATCGttaaagtaatttttgtttgtgttctaGTGGTGGCGCTTTTGCTCGAATGTGGGCATTCAAAACTTTAGATAGCGATAAGCAAGAAATGCTTTGTGATCACCTGTAGGAGCCCATCATCTCAATGAAAAAATCCCCAGTTAATAATgaaagtttaaaataaattttggtaCTTCAGCTTTATTTTATTGCAGCCACAAACTACATTCTTACGTACATTTCAATAGTGACATAAATGAAATCAACTTTCATATTCGACAATACACATTGCTTCACGGCTCACTGTGATTGATACAGACCAGAGTTAAATACATTTGTCTTGCCATGGTACTTTTCCAGCATCGTTTATGAAGTAATCAGTGCAAACATTTCTTCTAGAATTAAGTGAACTTCCTCCTTGCGTTGTTGGAACTTAATTGCCCAGATCACTTGGCCCTGTATACTTAAAGTGTCTTCAAAGTTAAAGCCATCTCTGGAAAGATAGTAGTTTTGAAGGACACATCAACATTTGATGATGCTAACAGTGAAGTTCAgcttaacattgataggtctgtgaATTATTCGCCATTTATTCGTCAGAATACCAAATTCGCACTCCACATCTCTCTAAGCACGACTTAAACGGTAGTTAAAGATGCGTTCCTTGTAGGAGAAGCAAGTTCCAGTTTACGGTCTCATGACGAGATTAGACAGTGAAAACGCTTCATCCCCCAATAACGTAAAGGGCACAGAAAGTTCTGTAGTTTCTGGTAGAGATTGTCCTTTTGGTAAGCTTGCTTCGACACTTTCTAGTAATTTATACAGCTTAGAGTTTTCAAAGATAGTGCTATCCGATTCTCTACCACGAGATCCAACTTCAACATAGTTAACAAACAGTTTGCATCTGCAGCTACGAACAGAACTAAAGAATGGAATTTCTTGTAGTTGTAGAACTGAGAACCACTGAAATCTGGTTTAACTATTCTCACGTGCTTGTCATCTAAGGCACCTAAGCACTTCGGGAAGTCTGCATGCTTTTCAAATCTCTTGGGATTTTTCAGACACctttcttctgtaaattttggtACACACTCTTCACGCAAAACTTCCAACACAGCTTTACAAACTTTCCTGACTATTTTACTTAGTGTTGGGTAACCGATTTTGTATTGATAATGTAGGTCAATTAGATTGCAGCCACTGCCCAGGTATCTGAAAAAGATCAatattaacttaataataatactgtgtcttTAGTAGCATCCCGGTAactacagtttgtgttttgttgctGGTTCAAAATTCATGAAAAGGAGAAAGGGTATTAAAGATTCCTTTATTAAATGTGAAAGGAAACGCACAAAATCAGGGCAAGGAGCGATTTCGTCTAGAAGGTATATATACGCCCGTCAACTGTCGGTCCCTGCAAACACAGTAGATCCAGGTCCCACGCAAACTCATGTCGATGATAATGGACTTGCTGGTAGTGAAACTGCGGATGAACTGACAGCAGAaacatcatcacctgcaaagagtgAGCCCGCTGTCAAACGACGCAGGATAATTGAAGATTCTTTATTAAAATTCAAGAATACTCCCGTACCGTCAACTTCACCCGAAGCACCGGATAATGAGAAATTATTTTTAGAGTCACTGGTTCCTGCAGTTAAGACGTTTCCTTTGGACGTTAAATTGGAGCTTAGGTGCGAGGTGATGAAACATGAATGAGACTTTCCGGCTTAGTGCTCCATAATGTCCTCAACAAAGGCCGTCTGTTAATCGTTCTGCACACTGCAATAATCAAGCGAATATGATGTCTGGTGATTTGCCTACCCACACTCACGCACTTGGCAGTTCCCAGCAACACCACTACACCACGGCTAGCCCTTCATCCTACAGCAGTACATGTGTGACAACAGAAAGTGAGGATTCTGTGGACATTTTTGATATCCATACTCAACAAGGATAGAAATGAACGGTATTTCTAAGCTTGTTTGTAATTACTTTTCGAATAACTAATTTGTTTCGagatgtgtggttcaaatggctctgagcactatgggacttaacatctgtggtcatcagtcccctagaacttagaactacttaaacctaaccaacctaaggacatcacacacatccatgcccgagacaggattcgaagctgcgaccgtagcggtcacgcggttccagactgaagcgcctagaaccgcacggccgagaGTTGTGTCAGTTGTTCGACTGCCCTTTACATATTCTTGTACTGCGTCGAAGTTTCTGTACAACGTTGTTTAATTACTTTACAACTATATATATGCAAAATATTTCGACTACTCCTAATCTACTGATGTTAGTTATGATGctttacattaaaatacattagTAAAATCCCATACTCAGTAATACGATTACAGAAAATCGTTGATATGAGACTACAATTTACAGTTATAATCCAGTTCACTATATTTTAGGTTTTGATTAAAATAATTAACATGGTATGAATACTTAAATACTCTCTGCTTACCTCAAAGTCACAGCCATCATTTCTTGAGGTCAAACTGAAAGCCTCATCGCAGAGACTGTGCTTTTGATGAATAACTGCAGTTTCACTGTTAACTCATCAAATGATTGTATAGTTATTCGAAAATAATTAAAGAATTTACTTTCATCTTTTCGTAAATCTGTAAACAGAGTCGCGAACGCTCCTTTCAGCAGTCGTGAACTAACGAGCGTGTGAACCCAAAACCTCCCGTTGCGTTGTTTGATGTACTTGTAAACGAAATAAGCAAACACCTACATAAACAATTTTTCTAACGCAAATCGGATGACTTGAAACTTCACTCCCCGTTGCGCGATTATCGCTGTGTTGCCGCCGTGTGTGCACTGGAATTGTTTTGACGCCGCGATCTCGCTGCAAGCACGCGCGGCTGTTTCTCGCCTGTGTGCATCGAGCCTTACAGCTGTAGGCTGTGACGTGTGCTTTTCTAATATCGTGAAAATTCGATCTAGTGAACTCAGACTTTGCGTATGCCCAACAAGCGGGCCTTGTGTTAGCTCGCTCGCTCGCCCCCTGAACTTTCCTCAACTGGCTTAACTGTTTCCATATTTATCAGTCTCCCACACCTCAGTTACAcagaaaaactaaactaaaaactaaaagcACTCCACAGAACAAACAGAGATAGTGCATAGATGATGGCAAACCTGGTAAAAGcggacagaacaatggaaaaagtgGAACAGATTATTCATAACAACAAACAAAACGTTCCAAAACTACATAAAAAATACGAGGAGGCTGTGAGAACCAAAActgactgaactacactcctggaaattgaaataagaacaccgtgaattcattgtcccaggaaggggaaactttattgacacattcctggggtcagatacatcacatgatcacactgacagaaccacaggcacatagacacaggcaacagagcatgcacaatgtcggcactagtacagtgtatatccacctttcgcagcaatgcagactgctattctcccatggagacgatcgtagagatgctggatgtagtcctgtggaacggcttgccatgccatttccacctggcgcctcagttggaccagcgttcgtgctggacgtgcagaccgcgtgagacgacgcttcatccagtcccaaacatgctcaatgggggacagatccggagatcttgctggccagggtagttgacttacaccttctagagcacgttgggtggcacgggatacatgcggacgtgcattgtcctgttggaacagcaagttcccttgccggtctaggaatggtagaacgatgggttcgatgacggtttggatgtaccgtgcactattcagtgtcccctcgacgatcaccagtggtgtacggccagtgtaggagatcgctccccacaccatgatgccgggtgttggccctgtgtgcctcggtcgtatgcagtcctgattgtggcgctcacctgcacggcgccaaacacgcatacgaccatcattggcaccaaggcagaagcgactctcatcgctgaagacgacacgtctccattcgtccctccattcacgcctgtcgcgacaccactggaggcgggctgcacgatgttggggcgtgagcggaagacggcctaacggtgtgcgggaccgtagcccagcttcatggagacggttgcgaatggtcctcgccgataccccaggagcaacagtgtccctaatttgctgggaagtggcggtgcggtcccctacggcactgcgtaggatcctacggtcttggcgtgcatccgtgcgtcgctgcggtccggtcccaggtcgacgggcacgtgcaccttccgccgaccactggcgacaacatcgatgtactgtggagacctcacgccccacgtgttgagcaattcggcggtacgtccacccggcctcccgcatgcccactatacgccctcgctcaaagtccgtcaactgcacatacggttcacgtccacgctgtcgcggcatgctaccagtgttaaagactgcgatggagctccgtatgccacggcaaactggctgacactgacggcggcggtgcacaaatgctgcgcagctagcgccattcgacggccaacaccgcggttcctggtgtgtccgctgtgccgtgcgtgtgatcattgcttgtacagccctctcgcagtgtccggagcaagtatggtgggtctgacacaccggtgtcaatgtgttcttttttccatttccaggagtgtatatggtgaatTTTATATTCCAGTGACGTAGCATTCGAATTGAACGAAAGAAACCAATAAAACAATATATGTGTGCAGACCCCAGTAACAAtcgaaaatttttaccaaggctcTGATACGAACTTGGGGCTCTTTCAGATGCCGTCCGTGgttcaaatttaaatttgttacttcagcctgcatatacagggcggtccattgatagtgaccgggccaaatatctcacgaaataagcgacaaacgaaaaaactacaaagaacgaaactcgtctagcttgaagggagaaaccagatggcgctatggttcgcccgctagatggcgctgccataggtcaaacgggcaccaactgcatttttttaaaaataggaacccccatttttattacgtattcgtgtagtacgtacacaaatatgaatgtattagttggaccacttttttcgctttgtgatagatggcgctgtaatagtcacaaacgtataagtacgtggtatcacgtaacattccgccagtgcggacggtatttgcttcgtgttaaaatggaccgtttaccaatttcggaaaaggtcgatatcgtgttgatgtatggctattgtaatcaaaatgcccaacgggcgtgagctatgtatgctgctcggtatcctggacgacatcatccaagtgtccggaccgttcgtcgtatagttacgttatttaaggaaacaggaagtgttcagcaacatgtgaaacgtcaaccacgacctgcaacaaatgatgatgcccaagtaggtgttttagctacacgtattgccaaatgcattgaggtttacggacgtcattttgtgcatttattgcactaatgtggtacttacatgtaatcatgctgtaacagcaagcgttctcagaaatgataagttcacaaaggcacatgtatcacattggcacaaccgaaataaaatgttcaaacgtacctacgttctgtattttaattttaaaaacctacctgttaccaactgttcgtcaaaaattgtgggccatatgtttgtgacagcgccatctatcacaaagcggaaaaaagtgatccaactaaaatattcatatttctttacgtactacacgaatatgtaataaaaatgggggttcccatttaaaaaaaaacgcagttgatatccatttgacctatggcagcgccatccagcgggccaaccatagcgtcatctggtttctcccttcaagctagacaagtttcgttctttgtggtgttttcgtttgacgcttatttcatgagatatttggccatgGAACCATATAGCTCCATTTGAGTAAAATGACGACCATAATGAGCGGGAAACCAGCGAATACAGCAGCGAGATGTAGCCGCGCGCTCTgaggagccttgccacggttcacgttttccctcccgtcgggggttcgagtcctccctcgggcattggtgtctaTGTTGTCCTTGTTTAagctggattaagtagtgtgtacgcctaaggaccgatgtcctcagcagtttggtcccataggaacttaccacaagtttccaaaaattTACAGCGAATATCAGTGTTTAGAACAACAGACTTTTTTTCCCATCTTTATATACTCTACACTTCACGGAGAGTCGTAGCATATGCCCGTTTCTTTAAGGTTTTGCATCGGGCGGGAAACAGATCTAGACTGCTCAGGTGGCAGGCAAGGATTCTACCACACACCCTCACTGTCAGTCTAAGACACGACCTTATTTTAGAGTATTAAAAAAAGTAATGGAAGCTCCACCAGAACAGGACATGAAggtctaacggtaccgaccggccgcccacAGAGGTCACTGGAtgttgatatggaggggcatgtggtcagcacatcgctctctcgGCCGTGTGTCATTTTATGAGACCGAaggcgctacttctcattcaaataaCTCCTCGTGTGACTCAAAAGGGCTGCGTGCACCCCggttgccaacagctctcggcattAATTAACATATATATGGTGAATTTTATATTCCAGTGACGTAGCATTCGAACTGAACGAAAGAAACCAATAAAACAATATATGTGTGCAGACTCCAGTAACAAtcgaaaatttttaccaaggctcTGATTCGAACTTGGGGCTCTTTCAGATGCCGTCCGTGgttcaaatttaaatttgttacttcagcctgcatatacagggtggtccattgatagtgaccgggccaaatatctcacgaaataagcgacaaacgaaaaaactacaaagaacgaaactcgtctagcttgaagggagaaaccagatggcgctatggttcacccgctagatggcgctgccataggtcaaacggacaccaactgcattttttttaaaataggaacccccatttttattacgtattcgtgtagtacgtacagaaatagtTGGACGACACCCATCCAAgagttagcccagcccgacagcgcttaacttcggttatcggaCGGGAATCGATGTTACCACCGCAGCATGGCCGTTGGCTTAGGGTATTAAAGGCGTTCGTAAATTTTCAAAATAGATTTTCTCGAGGATCTGTGAGACTCTTATTGAACTGCTTTGAATGGTTGATATTTCAATTCTTAACGTCACTTGGTATAAATACACTCTAACCCAAAGACAAcagtgacgcaccacgaaggaattaacagAGTGGGACGGAacacggtagatgtgatgtacatgtagagacaaacggaatattgcagtttcagaaaaattgggtgatttattcaagataaagaagTTTGCATACTGAGCAGGCCCTTAACGCGTTGTATACTGACCagtatacaagcagttattcggcttgttacTGATAGACAACTATGTTGAATATTATCCGGGGAGGTATCGCGCCAAATTCTATCCAGTTCGTGTGATATTCAGTCAAAATACCGAGATAGTTAGGGTCCTGCCCAGAATGCTCCACATGTTATCAGTTTGGGAGCGAATTAGCTGTCTAGCTTACCAAGGTAGAGTTTTGCAAACACTAAGTCAAACAGTaggaactctcgccatgtgcggaggGGAATAAACTTTCTGAAATGCAAACCGTGGATTGCTATCAATTAATGGCggtaaaatggggcgtagaatatcttgGACGTATTGCTGTGCTCTAAGGTgccacggatgacagccaaaggggtcctgctattgaAAGAAATGgctcctcagaccataactccaggtggtcAGGCCATTTGACGGGTGACTGTAAGGGTGGTATCCCACCGCAGTCCGGGAAGACTCCAGACATGTATTCGCTGGTCTTAGGGACTCGGTTAGAAGCGGAactaatcactgaa
It encodes the following:
- the LOC126184068 gene encoding uncharacterized protein LOC126184068, which translates into the protein ATWFQVCEEFCEGFAAKLYQEKNDIGNLCFVAGSKFMKRRKGIKDSFIKCERKRTKSGQGAISSRRYIYARQLSVPANTVDPGPTQTHVDDNGLAGSETADELTAETSSPAKSEPAVKRRRIIEDSLLKFKNTPVPSTSPEAPDNEKLFLESLVPAVKTFPLDVKLELRCEVMKHE